The Aurantiacibacter arachoides genome window below encodes:
- a CDS encoding GreA/GreB family elongation factor: MSVAFRRDSDEEHLEPKFEIPLPAGPNLVTARGLALIESRIAELETSLAASSDEAATAAIKRDLRYWRQRRSSAELAVRPAGDIVGFGVTVRVLFNGKPRTFTIVGDDEADPANGMISFKSPLSQAMLGSEIDETLPFGNNPDAIRILGIIVDDTFGADNAPHPLAQPE; encoded by the coding sequence ATGAGCGTAGCCTTCCGCCGGGACAGTGACGAAGAGCACCTGGAACCGAAATTCGAGATCCCCTTACCCGCCGGGCCGAACCTGGTGACGGCACGCGGCCTCGCGCTGATCGAAAGCCGTATCGCCGAACTGGAAACCAGTCTGGCCGCTTCGAGTGACGAGGCAGCCACCGCTGCCATCAAACGCGATCTGCGATACTGGCGCCAGCGCCGGTCGTCGGCAGAACTCGCGGTCAGGCCCGCCGGCGACATCGTCGGGTTCGGAGTGACGGTCCGCGTCCTCTTCAACGGCAAGCCACGGACGTTCACGATTGTCGGTGATGACGAGGCTGACCCGGCGAACGGCATGATCTCGTTCAAATCGCCTCTGAGTCAGGCCATGCTGGGGTCGGAGATCGACGAAACGCTGCCTTTCGGGAATAATCCGGACGCCATCCGGATCCTTGGGATTATCGTCGACGACACGTTCGGCGCTGACAATGCGCCGCATCCACTGGCGCAACCCGAATAG
- a CDS encoding glutathione S-transferase produces the protein MPSERVLYSFRRCPYAIRARLALAISQTPCTLREVHLARKPAAMLAVSPKATVPVLVDGDGTVLDESIDIMRWALTRNDPEGWLDRDDAALIAQNDGPFKHDLDRYKYPERHDADAAVHRQRGLAFLVTLDARLSGSRHLCGPNRGMTDAAIMPFVRQFAGVDKLWFAAQSIPGVQRWLAGHLASPLFATVMTRVAPWTPGDPETAFPPPGPSQRPFAATPIVETN, from the coding sequence TTGCCGAGTGAGCGGGTTCTCTACAGCTTTCGCCGCTGCCCCTACGCGATCCGGGCGCGCCTGGCGCTGGCGATCAGTCAGACGCCCTGTACGTTACGCGAAGTGCATCTTGCGCGAAAGCCTGCTGCCATGCTGGCCGTGTCGCCAAAGGCTACCGTTCCCGTGCTTGTCGACGGGGATGGAACGGTGCTGGACGAAAGCATCGACATCATGCGCTGGGCGCTCACCCGTAACGATCCCGAAGGATGGCTGGACCGCGACGACGCCGCGCTCATCGCGCAGAATGACGGGCCATTCAAACACGATCTGGATCGGTACAAGTATCCCGAACGCCATGATGCAGACGCCGCGGTTCATCGCCAGCGCGGATTGGCGTTCCTGGTCACACTGGACGCAAGGTTGTCCGGTTCAAGGCACCTGTGCGGACCGAACCGCGGTATGACAGATGCGGCGATAATGCCGTTCGTCCGCCAGTTTGCCGGCGTGGACAAGCTATGGTTTGCTGCTCAATCCATACCCGGCGTGCAGCGTTGGCTGGCTGGCCATCTGGCGTCGCCGCTGTTCGCAACGGTCATGACGCGCGTTGCGCCGTGGACACCGGGCGACCCGGAAACGGCATTTCCCCCGCCCGGTCCTTCACAGCGCCCGTTTGCGGCAACCCCTATCGTCGAGACAAACTGA
- a CDS encoding rhodanese-related sulfurtransferase: MANSTQQDAQPVCVAALYRFASLADCESLRAPLWQLCSDEGIKGTLLLASEGINGTIAGSPAGIESVVAHIRNWPGCAELAVKYSAAAVMPFHRLKVRIKAEIVTMGQPGIDPATNAGTYVEPGAWNALLDDPDTIVIDTRNDYEVAIGSFPGAIDPGTATFRDFAAWFERERGRLIGSGKPPKVAMFCTGGIRCEKASAFLKKEGLDDVFHLKGGILAYLEQVAESASRWQGECFVFDQRVAVGQGLAAGTHELCFACRRPVSPSDMRSPHFEAGVSCAACHGERTEAQRASYRERQAQEKLAARQGRAHVGAVLARTGDDLAE; the protein is encoded by the coding sequence ATGGCCAACTCAACCCAGCAAGACGCGCAGCCCGTTTGTGTGGCCGCACTGTACCGGTTCGCAAGCCTAGCCGACTGCGAAAGCCTGCGCGCGCCGCTATGGCAGCTGTGCAGTGACGAGGGCATCAAGGGCACGCTGCTGCTCGCCAGCGAAGGGATCAACGGAACGATCGCCGGATCGCCAGCGGGCATCGAAAGCGTTGTCGCCCACATTCGCAATTGGCCCGGCTGCGCCGAACTGGCGGTAAAATACTCGGCCGCTGCCGTGATGCCGTTCCACCGGCTGAAGGTGCGGATAAAGGCCGAGATCGTCACCATGGGTCAGCCCGGCATCGATCCGGCCACTAATGCCGGAACGTACGTGGAACCCGGCGCCTGGAATGCCCTGCTCGACGATCCCGATACGATCGTGATCGACACGCGCAACGATTACGAAGTCGCGATCGGCTCCTTCCCCGGGGCGATCGATCCAGGGACGGCCACCTTTCGCGACTTTGCCGCTTGGTTCGAGCGCGAGCGCGGACGCCTGATCGGCTCCGGCAAGCCGCCCAAGGTGGCGATGTTCTGCACCGGCGGCATTCGCTGCGAGAAGGCCTCCGCGTTTCTCAAGAAAGAGGGGCTGGACGACGTCTTCCACCTCAAGGGCGGCATTCTCGCCTATCTCGAGCAGGTGGCCGAAAGCGCGAGCCGATGGCAGGGGGAATGCTTCGTTTTCGACCAGCGTGTTGCCGTCGGGCAAGGGCTGGCGGCGGGCACGCATGAGCTGTGCTTCGCTTGCCGACGGCCCGTCAGCCCTTCCGACATGCGATCTCCCCACTTTGAAGCGGGGGTGAGTTGCGCTGCTTGTCACGGGGAAAGGACCGAGGCGCAAAGGGCGTCGTACCGCGAACGACAGGCGCAGGAAAAGCTCGCCGCCCGGCAGGGCCGCGCGCACGTGGGCGCGGTGCTAGCACGTACGGGCGACGACCTTGCCGAGTGA
- a CDS encoding thiol-disulfide oxidoreductase DCC family protein — protein sequence MADLVVWFDGGCPLCEREIALMRRLDRRSAITFVDVATGSADGCPVDRASLLARFHASEDGRLLSGAAAFAAMWRAIPVLWPLGQAARLPIVLALLERFYGVFLRWRPKLQRLALRRWPA from the coding sequence ATGGCAGATCTGGTTGTCTGGTTCGATGGCGGTTGCCCGTTGTGCGAGCGCGAAATTGCCCTCATGCGGCGGCTTGACCGACGGAGCGCAATAACGTTCGTCGATGTCGCAACCGGGTCTGCGGATGGCTGCCCGGTCGACCGGGCCAGCCTGCTTGCCCGATTTCACGCAAGCGAGGACGGGCGCCTTCTGTCGGGTGCCGCCGCCTTTGCAGCGATGTGGCGCGCGATCCCTGTCCTGTGGCCGCTGGGACAGGCGGCACGCCTGCCCATTGTGCTTGCCCTGCTCGAACGATTCTACGGCGTGTTCCTGCGCTGGCGACCGAAGCTTCAGCGGCTGGCCCTGCGCCGGTGGCCCGCATGA
- a CDS encoding DUF427 domain-containing protein gives MRPWRDPVAPGQTSVWDLPRPAIAQAAGECVMIEHGGAVIARTRSAIRTMETSHPPNYYIPPQDIAAGVLRRAAGSSFCEWKGAAVYWDVITDGAVLARVGWSYPNPTPAFAMLRDHVAFYAAPFDRCSVDGETALPQPGEFYGGWITSRYAGPFKGIPGSMGW, from the coding sequence ATGAGGCCATGGCGCGACCCGGTTGCACCGGGCCAGACCAGCGTCTGGGATCTGCCTCGCCCCGCGATTGCGCAAGCGGCCGGCGAATGCGTGATGATCGAGCATGGCGGCGCCGTCATCGCCCGGACCCGTTCGGCCATCCGCACGATGGAGACCAGCCACCCGCCAAACTATTACATCCCGCCGCAGGATATCGCCGCTGGCGTGCTGCGCCGGGCCGCAGGGTCGAGCTTTTGCGAATGGAAGGGCGCGGCGGTGTACTGGGATGTGATCACGGACGGCGCCGTGCTGGCGCGCGTCGGCTGGAGCTATCCCAACCCCACGCCGGCCTTTGCGATGCTGCGCGATCATGTCGCCTTCTACGCCGCCCCGTTCGATCGCTGCAGCGTGGACGGCGAGACGGCGCTGCCCCAGCCGGGAGAGTTCTACGGCGGCTGGATCACCAGCCGCTATGCCGGTCCGTTCAAGGGCATACCAGGCAGCATGGGATGGTAG
- a CDS encoding ABC1 kinase family protein, whose protein sequence is MSGDDRDDRGRDDRGRAVPHSRLARLGQFGRLAGGIAGGMVAEGARRLGQGERPRLRDMLLTPGNAMRLADRLSHLRGAAMKLGQMISMDAGDMLPPELAVIMARLRNDAHHMRPDQLQRVLAAEWGPGWRTRFSRFDPRPMAAASIGQVHRATTRDGRDLAIKVQYPGVRESIDADVDNVAILLRVSGLLPAGLDIAPLLAEAKQQLAEEADYEREGAQMTRFGALLADMPEVVVPVLDPALTTSRVLAMDFIEGRPIESLEDAPQAQRDSAARTIIALVLRELFEFGLMQTDPNFANYRYQQDSGRIVLLDFGAARSVGPEVAENYRRLLRSGLAGNRGAVRDAAVAAGFLGADAVARHAARIDAIIDIILREMNRDGPFDFGDRQFVGLLRDDGMAIAQDRAAWHVPPADVLFIQRKISGTALLAARLRAKVDVREMVLPWLA, encoded by the coding sequence ATGAGCGGTGACGACAGGGATGATCGGGGCCGCGATGATCGGGGCCGCGCGGTTCCCCACAGCCGGCTCGCACGGCTCGGCCAGTTCGGCCGCCTGGCTGGCGGGATTGCCGGTGGCATGGTGGCCGAAGGTGCGCGCCGACTGGGCCAAGGCGAACGACCACGCTTGCGCGACATGCTGCTGACCCCGGGCAATGCCATGCGACTTGCCGACAGGTTGTCGCATCTTCGCGGGGCGGCCATGAAGCTGGGCCAGATGATCTCGATGGATGCAGGCGACATGCTGCCGCCCGAGCTTGCCGTGATCATGGCGCGCCTGCGCAACGATGCCCACCACATGCGCCCCGACCAGTTGCAGCGAGTGCTGGCGGCCGAATGGGGGCCGGGCTGGCGGACACGGTTCAGCCGCTTCGACCCGCGCCCCATGGCAGCCGCCTCCATCGGCCAGGTCCACCGCGCGACGACCCGTGACGGCCGCGATCTGGCGATCAAGGTCCAGTATCCCGGCGTGCGCGAGAGCATCGACGCCGATGTCGACAACGTGGCGATCCTGCTGCGGGTGTCGGGCCTGCTTCCGGCAGGGCTGGACATTGCGCCGCTGCTTGCCGAGGCGAAGCAGCAACTCGCCGAGGAGGCCGATTACGAGAGGGAGGGCGCGCAGATGACGCGGTTCGGCGCGCTCCTGGCCGATATGCCGGAAGTCGTCGTTCCCGTGCTCGACCCTGCGCTGACCACGTCGCGCGTCCTCGCCATGGACTTCATCGAAGGCCGCCCGATCGAATCGCTGGAAGACGCACCGCAGGCGCAGCGCGATTCCGCCGCGCGCACGATCATCGCGCTGGTCTTGCGCGAGCTGTTCGAGTTCGGGCTGATGCAGACCGATCCCAACTTTGCCAACTACCGCTATCAGCAGGACAGCGGGCGGATCGTTCTGCTCGATTTCGGCGCGGCACGATCCGTCGGACCAGAAGTCGCCGAGAATTACCGGCGTCTCCTGCGATCGGGCCTGGCGGGGAACCGTGGAGCGGTGCGCGATGCCGCGGTGGCCGCGGGTTTCTTGGGTGCCGATGCGGTCGCCCGCCACGCAGCGCGGATCGACGCGATTATCGACATCATCCTGCGGGAAATGAACCGCGACGGGCCCTTCGATTTCGGCGACCGCCAGTTCGTCGGCCTGCTGCGCGACGATGGCATGGCTATCGCCCAGGACCGGGCGGCATGGCACGTGCCGCCGGCCGACGTATTGTTCATCCAGCGCAAGATCAGCGGAACCGCTCTGCTCGCGGCGCGGTTGCGGGCCAAGGTCGACGTCAGGGAGATGGTGCTGCCCTGGCTGGCATAG
- a CDS encoding SDR family NAD(P)-dependent oxidoreductase has protein sequence MSLADLVTQPPRAIVVGSSGGIGGALEGQLRNKGFVVTGLSRSPPPGTDHLAIDLTRECTIEAAATQLRDQAPFSLIMVCTGLLHGDDMRPEKALRDLDQSNLMQLFAVNAVGPALVAKHFVPLLPKGSRSIFAALSARVGSIGDNRLGGWYGYRASKAALNMLIKTLSIELARTHPEAICVGLHPGTVDTGLSKPFQRNVRPDRLFSADTAAGHLLHVLDRLVSEDSGRCLAWDGTAIAP, from the coding sequence ATGTCACTCGCCGATCTTGTCACCCAACCACCGCGTGCCATCGTGGTGGGCAGCTCTGGAGGGATTGGTGGCGCACTGGAAGGCCAACTGCGGAACAAGGGCTTTGTCGTCACGGGCCTCAGCCGATCCCCTCCACCCGGGACGGACCACCTTGCGATCGATCTGACCCGGGAATGCACCATCGAAGCGGCTGCCACACAGTTGCGCGACCAGGCGCCGTTCTCACTGATCATGGTTTGTACCGGCCTGTTGCATGGCGACGACATGAGGCCCGAAAAGGCGCTGCGCGATCTCGATCAGTCCAACCTGATGCAGCTGTTTGCCGTCAACGCCGTTGGCCCGGCGCTAGTTGCCAAGCATTTCGTGCCCCTCCTGCCCAAGGGGAGCAGAAGCATCTTTGCCGCCTTGTCAGCGCGGGTCGGCAGCATTGGGGATAACCGGCTCGGCGGATGGTACGGCTACCGCGCCTCCAAAGCCGCGTTGAACATGCTGATAAAGACGCTGTCCATCGAGCTGGCACGCACGCACCCGGAGGCGATCTGCGTGGGCCTGCATCCCGGCACTGTCGACACCGGCCTCAGCAAGCCTTTCCAGAGAAACGTTCGGCCCGATCGCCTGTTCTCGGCAGACACCGCAGCAGGGCATCTGCTGCATGTCCTCGACAGGCTCGTCAGCGAAGATAGCGGCCGTTGTCTGGCCTGGGATGGCACTGCCATCGCCCCCTGA